One region of Miscanthus floridulus cultivar M001 chromosome 19, ASM1932011v1, whole genome shotgun sequence genomic DNA includes:
- the LOC136527700 gene encoding acyl transferase 7-like, translated as MRSAGAAATVTRLAQRVVAPSAPTPRGQLPLSWLDRYPTQRALIESLHVFKGRADADAEAEAEAPARAIERALAAALVSYYPIAGRLAVSNEGELVVDCTGDGVWFIEAAASCTLEDVDYLEYPLMVPKDELLPHPSYPPESDPLPEDSLILLVQVTQFACGGFVVGFRFSHAVADGPGAAQFMTAVGDMARGHAAPLLAPAWGREAIPNPPGAAVGLLPVPTELRLQYLAMDISTDYIEHLKARFLEQTGGQRCSAFEVLIAKAWQSRTRAAGFAPGSPVHVCFAMNARPALARLGGHGLPGGFYGNCYYIMRVSAPAEAVSDASVYDVVRLIREGKKRLPAEFARWSAGDTDGGVDPYRITSDYRTLLVSDWSRLGFAEVDYGWGCPVHVVPLTNLDYIATCILVRPSAHKPGARLITQCVAADAVDAFHKDMMRLD; from the exons ATGAGGAGCGCGGGTGCGGCGGCCACCGTGACGCGGCTGGCGCAGCGGGTGGTGGCCCCGTCGGCGCCCACGCCCCGTGGCCAGCTCCCGCTCTCCTGGCTCGACCGCTACCCGACCCAGCGCGCGCTCATCGAGTCCCTCCACGTCTTCAAGGGCCGCGCTGAcgcggacgcggaggcggaggcggaggcgcccGCCAGGGCCATTGAGCGCGCGCTGGCCGCCGCGCTGGTGAGCTACTACCCCATCGCCGGGAGACTGGCGGTCTCCAACGAGGGGGAGCTGGTGGTGGACTGTACCGGCGACGGCGTGTGGTTCATCGAGGCCGCGGCCAGCTGCACCCTGGAGGACGTGGACTACCTCGAGTACCCGCTCATGGTGCCCAAGGACGAGCTCCTTCCGCACCCCAGCTATCCCCCCGAATCTGACCCCCTCCCTGAGGACTCGCTCATCCTCCTTGTCCAG GTGACGCAGTTCGCGTGCGGCGGCTTCGTGGTCGGGTTCCGGTTCAGCCACGCGGTGGCGGACGGCCCCGGCGCGGCTCAGTTCATGACCGCCGTCGGCGACATGGCGCGTGGGCACGCGGCGCCGCTGTTGGCCCCGGCCTGGGGCCGCGAGGCGATCCCGAACCCTCCCGGCGCGGCGGTGGGCCTGCTCCCTGTCCCGACGGAGCTCCGGCTGCAGTACCTCGCCATGGACATCTCCACGGACTACATCGAGCACCTCAAGGCCCGGTTCCTGGAGCAGACGGGCGGCCAGCGGTGCAGCGCGTTCGAGGTGCTCATCGCCAAGGCGTGGCAGTCCCGCACCCGCGCGGCGGGCTTCGCGCCCGGCTCCCCCGTGCACGTGTGCTTCGCCATGAACGCGCGCCCGGCGCTGGCGCGCCTCGGCGGCCACGGCCTCCCGGGCGGGTTCTACGGCAACTGCTACTACATCATGCGCGTGTCGGCGCCGGCCGAGGCCGTGTCGGACGCGTCGGTGTACGACGTGGTGCGGCTCATCCGCGAGGGCAAGAAGCGGCTGCCCGCGGAGTTCGCGCGGTGGAGCGCGGGGGACACCGACGGCGGGGTGGATCCGTACCGGATCACGTCGGACTACCGCACGCTGCTGGTGTCGGACTGGTCGCGCCTGGGGTTCGCGGAGGTGGACTACGGGTGGGGCTGCCCCGTGCACGTCGTCCCGCTCACCAACCTGGACTACATCGCGACGTGCATCCTGGTCCGCCCCTCCGCGCACAAGCCCGGCGCGCGGCTCATCACGCAGTGCGTCGCCGCCGACGCCGTCGACGCCTTCCACAAGGACATGATGCGCCTCGACTGA